The following DNA comes from Cytophagales bacterium.
AGTATAAGGGAGCTGTTTGAACAGGGAAGTTGCTGCCTGTTACGGAAATCTCAACGGTGTAAGTCCCAGATTGAGTTAACCTGAAATTGTCGGTTGCAGAATTAGGAATACCTAGCACGCCATCATCGCAATAGGTACCTGCTGTCTCACCACCGGAAACCGTGAGTCTCCCCAGATACTTTCTGTTCTCCACCAATTGACTGCCACTGACCCAGGGAAGCTGATAGGAAAACTCGGTATATCCTCCTGTAGGATAGGTGACCTTTGACAACATGCCAACAGTCGCATAAGCTACCCTTGATTCTCGGTTGACACCTGTTAAATGACTCGCATCATCATAGTCACTATTCTTAGGAAAGAGGTTGTTTCCTCCCCATCCATTGTAAAAGCCCCAATAGTCCTGTGCATTGCTCGTTCTAGAAGGGATGGAATTACGGTCTTTATATTCAAAAGTGTACTTCTGAGGATTAGCCGAAGAAGCTGCAAATAATTGAACTTCATCCAATAGGAGCCTACTTTCCCAATCAGGGCCATTTTCATCCGGTCCGGCATAGCTGTACTTTAATTCACATCTTTGAAGTGTATTCTGGGAAGTCAGGTCTTTGATAATGATTTCTTCTACTGCTTTTCTTCCCGCCAGGTCTTTTCGATCATTGGTCTGTCTTTTTAGCTCCAGCATGTCTTTGTTATTCCTTCTGATCTTATTCAGAAAGGGCTGACTGATGACATAGTTGATCTGTGAGTTCATCGTGTAAGTTTCAGCGGCCTTACAATCAGGGTCAGTAGGGGCATTGTTATGCCAATCCGTGTAAATGGCTCTTTTCAATGCGGGTTGTTGTGCACTCCAGGGAGTCGGTGACAGGTACGAAAAGTTGAAGGTATCACGTTTGTCTCCGGAAATGATTTGTGACACGTACCATGCTGAATTGTGCTTCAAATGATCAATGAAGTCTGAGCTGTCGTCAAATGATTCAGTCGTTTCTGCGTGATTAAATATGTAGGTGTTCCCGTTGGCGTCCCGAACTTTCCAAGAAGCAATTTTTGTGCTGTGTGTGGTGCCATTTGAGGCAAATGTTACTTCTACATCCAGCGTGGGATCATCAATGGCCATTGCTTTCTTTACAAGCGGGTTTCCGGTATCAAAATCATAATCGATGTACACTTTAGCGGATACATTCAGTACGTTGATGGAATAGAGGTCTACTTGTGTGTCAATCTCTCGCTTGATCACCCTGTCCCTGTATTGCAAGAAGTCTTCAATGAGGTTATCATTAGCTGGGAATACATCCCCTCTTTGGATTTCAAGAGACTTGAACAATTCGAAGTATGCCTGATAACTAAAGTCTCCTAGTAGTTCACTGCTGCTTTGTCTTTGAGGAAAAGGATCTGGGCTGTACGTCGTATAATGGCTGCCAGTAATGTAATGGTCCGGTAACCCTCTGACCTCCTTGGTTACCATACCTCCAATTCGGAGATTCCAGCCCAGGCCAACTTCTGTGGCAAGCTGCTCTACCTTGATTCCTCCACCACCGTAGGTGAGGCTCACAGGAATAGCAAGAGATCTGCCTGAAACTGAACCTATGGGAACTGATACCGAAGAAGCTCCTGTAAACATGGAGATGGGTTGGTTACCATAGGCACTAAAGGCAGCGGCTTCAGGAGACTTGGGGATCGTGACAAAATCTCCGGGATCAATCTGCGCCTTTAGGCTTGGCAGGCACAGCAAGTAGCTAAATAAAAAAAGTGTTAGGGCTTTGTTATGCATACCGAAAGTTGAACTTGTTAGGAAGAAGTTTCAACTAAGGAACAAAAACGGTTTTATAAAGTCCAGAAGAACTTCATGAACGTACCGAAAAACTTCATGTAGGTAACGGATTTGCCAATGAACGTAAAACGGTTTGGTGTTTATGTTACTTTGTTTTCACAGAAAATGGTTGGGTTTTGATTCGATAGATTCTAACTTAGATAAAGAGTTATCTATGAAAGCCTGATGATCAGTTGTTACTGTTAATTGGGCTCATGTCTATGTTTAGAAAAGTTGCATATTGGTCAGCATTGGTTATTTCTGTGCTTTTTGTGTGTACGACTATGATTTTACTTGTTGCTACCTACGTCGATATAAAAGCTCACTCCGAAAATATCAACAAGCTCTTACCAACCTTGACACTATTTATTTCGGCGATTGGCACCTTTTCAACAGTTTTTTTTGGATGGCGGATTGATAGACGTCAGTCTAAAGAACTTGAATTGAAAATAAAGGAGTTGGAGGCGAAATATGATTCAGAATTAAAACTGAAAAGAGATAAGTAAATTCATCTATTATGGCCTGAATATCGTAAGTATAGACTCATATACTAATACTGGACTACTCCCTAACTATGAAATTGAATAATGAGTTTAACCATTTCACCAAGCTACGTAATGCAGTACTCCCACCAGCTTTTCGATCAATTCAGGAGCTAAAGAGAAGGATAAAGCCATTTGAATCACCAGTTTCCAGGAGTGCAGCCCTTTTTGATCAATATCAATCTATTGCAATATTTCAAGATTTGAAAACTGGTATTCCAGAAAAGTTTTTGCAGCATGAATTCTTTCATGGAGAAACTGAAGATTATGCTGGACTGGAATACGGTTTCGAAGACCAAATGGCGGAATTGGATGAGAAGCAGGTAATTGAAGTTATCGATGGTACTAAACTCATCATCTCTGACATCTACAAGGACAACAATCTTTTGGATATAATTGAACCCAGACAATTTGAGGAAGTAGTAGCAGAATTACTTCAAAGTGAAGGTTATGATGTTGAATTAACAAAACGGACACGAGATGGGGGATATGACATCATTGCATTAAAAATGGCTTCGGGGGGATTACCATTGAAATTTCTTGTAGAGTGCAAGCGACATAAAAGCAAGATTGGTATTGACATTATTCGGAGCTTCTGTGATGTTATAAGGGAGGAAAATGCCAATAAGGGAATCATTTTCACTACTTCTTACTTTTCAACAGAATCAATAAAGAGACAACAAAAAATGGGTACAATCCTCGATTTTCAAAATAGAAAGGACGTCATTGACTGGGTCATCAAATATGAAGAATCCAGAAACTGAAAGCATGTCATAATAATAGATATGATGCTTATCCTTTAAGAAAACAGGTGTTAAAATATTCCAGCCAGCCAAATTCAGGGTTTGTGGGGCGTGATTAAAAAATTAGATATAATAAAAATGGCAGATGAACTTGATTTCAAAGAAATTGTAAAAGATGTTCATATGCATCTGATAGCGAATGTGATGGATCGTATCCTCCTTTTTGAAGTGGACTCCATTTTAGATCATTTCGTCGATCTATTTCTTGACAAGCCGGAAAATGCCAGCAAAGTTCTAATTGTTACCGATAAGTTTTGGATCTATAAGAATCTATGGAAAGCAATTATGGAATTGCTTTATGAGAGGTATTTCCCTGATAAAAATTACGAGTTCAACTGGTCAATAGAAGTTACTCCATACACACTCCTGATATGTGACTATATGGATGGAGAAGAAAGTACAGAGTTTAGCCGGTTTACTTCCCAAGCCGGATTTACCGAAGAAAAAATTGAGGAGAATTTTAAAGAGGTTGTAGATGAAGTTCGGCTAAACGATTACATCGACAGAATACCAGAGAATTTAAGGCCGAATACTAGGAAAGAGCAATTGATATTGATTTTCCGATTGATGAATTTTCCTCCACTAGAAGAATTGGCTTTTTTCTTTGGCGCATTTAATTCCAGGATTCAACAACAGCTAAGTGATTTGAAAATCGGCTTTAAATCTCTTGAGAAAACAGAATTCCCAAATCTGAATATGTCAGAGCCTCTTCATTATTCTTTTTTCCACTTTAGTCATGAAGTCATTTCTGAAAATGGAATACTTGAGCTTGAGCAAAATGCTTCACTCAATCATCTAGCCAATGAATTTAAGGTAATTAAAGAGACTGTCGATAAAATCGATCCGCCAACAAAGGAGGTTATTTGTCCTTGCTGCGGTGAGGAACAAGCGGTGGAAATTCCAAAATACCTTTTACAATACAAAGCTCTATTAGCTCGAAAAGAATTGTCCAGAGAAATTGGCTTGGTATTCTTTCAAAATTTTAAGGAGAATTTCAAAGCAAAGCTTTCAGAGAAATTCTATCAATTCATCCCAAATATTAATAAGGTCGATAATCCTAAATGTCTGATTTTAGTAGAGGGGGAAAGTGAAGAGTATTCGATCCCTTTATTGGCCTTTCGTAAAAGGTTCATCCTTGCACAAGAGGGAATCCAAGTCTACAACTCCAAATCGAAACAAAAATTGAAGGAGGATTTCTTTAACTATAAAATCAAATACCCAAATAGAAAAATGATTTGCCTCTTGGACTCGGATGCAATAAAAGAGAAAGATGACCTTGAACGAGTAATACTGGACAATAAAGACAAGTACAGGTTATTTTACCTAGATAATGGCACTTTTGAAGATCTATTTGACTTAGAGTTTTCCGTTCAGATACTTAATGAAATATACCCAAACGGTGATGAAATTTTTGTTTCTGATTTTGACTCATCAAAAGACTTCCTTCAAAATGCCAAGAGACTTTTATTTGAAAAAAAGAAGGCTCAATTTGATAAAGTGCTTTTTTCAAAATCTATATCCTCCAAAATTGATGTGGACTTAATTCCTAATGTGATAAATGAAATTTTCGAAGTGGCTCATGGTTTTACAAGATAAGGTAATCTGAAGGCTTAAAGTCAGCAAAATTTTATATCCCCTAAAGAAACACCTGTCAAAAAAGTCAAATTATTGAAGACTTTGATTTTTGTCTGATCTTCCTGAGCAGAGATCAGCAACTGAATATTGGAAGTGTCTACAGAGCGCTTATTGGCATACTCTTGAATCAATGAGTGAAAAACGTCGCTTAACCTCATTTTGACCTTGGAGTTATCTGGACCAAAAAAGCAGCTTTCTAATTCTTTGATCGTCATTTCCTTAATTTCTTTCCCTCCTGAAAGCAGATAAATGCGCAAGGTCTGACTTGATTTTACAATTCTCACAAAAACAGTTTGGAAACCGACTCCTTCTTCCATGGCAGTTTCCAGTATAAAACACTGATAATTTTGATTGATCAGTTTCTCTAAGCCAAAAAGGCTTGCTGACAGATTTTCCATGTAGGACGTCAATCCATTCTTAATTCCTGTTGCTTGCTGTTCTTTCATTGTCGTTTTCATATTGTTTAGTGTTTAAGCGTTTTGAAATATGTCTGTTTGATTTTAATTCAGTTGAAGATTGGAATGGTTAGAGAGTATCGAAGCATGGAATTGCTTCAACAACATTGGATCACCAAGTTTGCCGATTCGCTGTTCACAGTCCCGATACATTTCCAGTGAGGGCCTTCTCTTAGCCGTATCTTTCTTCTCATTGTTGAGGTATCGCCGGATTTGAGCATTCAGAATCAGCTTGAGCTGCACCTCTTGTTTTCGTTTTTCCTGTACTTCCCACCACTTCTTCGTTCCTGTGAAGCCATGACGGTTCGTTGGATCAAAATATCGGTCAGGAAGTTGTACAAATCGATTCTCAGGGTCTTTCTGGATAAACTTCTTGACCAGAAAGATGCGCTCGGTGTAAATCTCATGGACTCGCGTCAGGCGGTTTTCAGTCACAGGTTCATACCATTTTCGAAGTAATCTCTTTGCAGCCAGTTCCCGCCTTTCTGTGAGATACACATCCTTGTAAAGCACGTTCTTCGCCAGATTCCAGAGCCTATCTGCGTAAAAGGAAGTGGCGGCCCGAGCTGGATTTTCAGGGGATTTATCCCCGTTTTCCTCTCCAACTCGATGCCACCCTTTTTCCCCTGCATCTTTGTGGGCCATTTCGGATAACTCACACTTATCCACAGCCGCCGCCCGGCCAGCCGCCTTTTCGCTTTTAATCGCCATTTTTTCCCCTGTGTGTCCCGCAAGGGTGTTGCCAGTGTAGCCTGAAGAGGCTTGAGGACTTGTGAGCGCACGCTCACGCCTTTTTGAAGTGTTGCCAGTTGAGACGTTTCGGCTGTTGATGCCCTCATTCGAAGGTATTTTCATCGAGTTAACCACATCTATTATTATATTATTAGTGTTTCTAGTGTTACCAGCATCTGTATGTAGACGTTTTGTCGTTTGTTCTTTTTCAAAATGGCCTTTCTGAGCTTCTACGGCCTCTTTTGCTGATTTAACATCTTGCGCCTTTTTTGCCTCATCTGGGCTTATTCTCTCCATTACCAACAGGATATCCAGGTTTATCCACAACTCATAACTAGCATTACTACCATGCCATACCTTCCTGGTGATCACACCTGCTTCCATTAACTTCTGGATATGACGTTGGACTGTGCGGGTGCTTGAATGACTCAATTTGGCCAGCTGCACATTGTTGGTTCTCAGTGATGGCAAATTGTCCTTATCTACTTTTTCTATTCCATTGGCTTTGATCAGAGCTGAACCATATAGTCTTATCAGTTCCTTAGCTGTTGCTGAAACACTTTGTCTTATCTGTAGCGATAGATCCTCAGTTTTGCTGTTGTAGGTTTTGACATATCTATCAAGGGCTTTGAAGGCCGTATGGTAATGGAGAAAGATCATTGTTGCTTTAGTTATGGATTTAATTGTTTGAAAAGAGTTTGAATTGGATGTTGATCAGTTATTGTTCTTTGCTGTTGCTTCGTGATCAGGGTTCATGTTCAACAGGTGAGACATTGACTGATAGCTTCTCTTCCTGACTGGCTTTGTAAACCTTACACTTTCGTTGATGTCCAAACTTGGAACTCATGTCTTTGAAGCTTTTGCCACAGATACAGATCAACTCCTTTTCAGCTTGCTCTTTGAAATTTCGGAGGTTTTCCAGTTCATCTTGTTGTTCCGTGTTTAGCTGTTCTTGTCGTGTTAGCTTCTCCTCACAACTAGAAAGCTTCTTGTTCAATTCATCATTGTTACCTGTTAATTCTAGTTCCTTTTCCTGATGAGATTTCAGTTGAGTCTGGTATTGGGTAAGTTCTGATCTGAGCTTGTTGATATAGATTCTCAGGTCATTGACCAACTTGTTGAATCTTGATCGCTTCATGATCTGAGCTTTGAATAGTTCACTGAAATGGTGGACCGTGAAAGCGAATGTTCCTCCGTAGATTAACATCGTAACTGCTTTTGTGATCAGTTCGAGGTAATTGCGGGTATGAGGATCGATTTGTTGTTCAGGATTAGAGAACCGATAGAAGAGCTCATAGAACACAACCACACCATCCCAGGCCAACTCATTGATGAAGAAGATGGAAATGGCGAAGATGACGGCTTTTGAATCTCCTATCCATATAAGCGCAAAGACAATGAGGTCAAATATGATGACCACTGAGTAGGCGTGGTAGAGGCTGACTGAAGTGCTTATCTTCATATATAGATGCGCACTGTGGTCAAGGTTATTGATCATTGCCCCGCTGACGATCAACATCAGGAAGGTGCGGAAGTTGAAAACAGTCGCTATCCATTTTTCGCGGATTTCGATAGGATTACCAGAGGAGTCAGTTTTTTTATTACTATTCATGTTATTCGATGTTTGAAGCTATGAAAGACTTGGAGTTTGTTATCAGAGAATCACTAGGGCGGTGATGCCTCAAAAAAGGAGTGACCTCAAATGAAGCTTCTCACAACCTTGAATTGACTTGATTAATTGTCTCGTTGATTTCTGATAGCTGCAACTAGATCATGGAAGGCCAGAATAGCTCCAGACAGGAATTGCAATACAAAACGGCCCGCTACGAGTCCAACAATGACCCAGACTCCCGTCTTGACAACTTTGATCTGACCCTGGCTAAGGATCTGATTTTGATACTCGAATAAATGAGTGGCTTTTTGTGATGTTGAATTTCTCATTTGAAATGGATTTTGATTGATATCACACCTCTCTAGCTCACATAGAGAAATTCAGAATAGCACGGGTATCCGCACCTAGAAAATTCGAAATTGGGACCCTTGGGCCCACTTGTTGGTATTCATACCACACCAAAACCCTTCATACGATATGTGTGAAGGGTTTTTTATTTCCTGTTGTTGTCTTCCATTCTGATAACAGCATAAACTGAAAGGCCAACACAGTAGTAGGAAGATACTTGTTTTGGACACAGTTCCAAGTCATTCAATTTGATGAAATCACCATTAGCCTTCAACGCTGATTTTGTTAGTATTTACCTATAAATATTAGCTTTTATTCCCTCAGACTAATGTAGATGTAATAATCTCTTTTTTAATGGTCTTCACGCCTTGGATATTTTCATTATTAGTGCTTTACAAGAAAGCTAGATCGAAAAGCGAAAAATTTATATTCGTTGGAGCCATGTCAATAATGATTTTTGCCTTGATATCGATAATCGTAGAGTTAATTAGGGAAGAAGAATTTGGAGGTATTAAACCGTTGGCCCTTTTTTGGTCCACGATATTGCTATTCCTCTACATCTACATTAGCCCGAAAGATGGAAGAAAAAGCTTTATAAAAACATTCATTGCAGTAATTATAGTCCTCATCCTTGCAGCAATAAACAAAGGCTTACAGGCACCTATTTGATTTTGCCACTCCATTGAGAAGGTCAGTTCTTCAGAACACACCCCTAGCCCCTCTCAAGAGGCGAATCATTTCTGCTGTGAATTCCTCAGGATAATGATTTAGCCTGCAATCCCCGCAAGGGGATATATAAAGAAACTGCGCTTTGTCGTAGTACGATGCTGGTTGTATTTGAGAGCGGGCGAATGTCCGTTCTTTTTTACCAGTTAGGAGACTTTATCTGCATTGTGAGTTCAATATTAGCTATTGGCTTATCTGTATTGATGACATGACTCAGAACTTTCAATAAATCACTCTTGATTTATTTGATAATACCAACTTTTATCAAGTTGTTTCATATTCCTAAACTGACTAGACCAATAGTCAGTTAAAGATTCCAAGTTATCCAAGTAATATATTTTAATCCTATCATTGATTTTGAACTCAATAAACCTGCCAAGTCTCGGGGTTCATGTAAAAAATATATTTGAATAACCAAGCTCTTTCGGTATTGACAGCTCGGAGTAGTGCAAATGAAATAATTCAACGGTTTGCCGGTAGTAGAAAGCAACACTATCAAGGTCAGTTGTGCCATATTTTTCAGATAGATATCTCTTATTCCAAGCACTTGTATTTTGGAAAGCTGAATCTTTTTTTAACGGTGAATCACTACTTAGGAAAATCGGCATAGACATATATTGATTAGTATCGAGATCAAAAACACAAATGCGATTAAATACTAAATCTGCTTGACGTATCTCTTTATTATAAATAGCCTTTACCCTTTCACAGCCAATAGCTTTATCAAAGAAAAACTCCATATCAGTAGTCTTATTCAACTCATAAAACTCCCTGAAATTGATTCTTCATTGATCGACGTATCCGCGCACTTAATCAAGAATACAAATAATGAAAATAAAAAATAGCGCTTCATCTATAGTAATTTCACACTTTTCACTTGAGTAAACACGTCGATGAAGTGCTCTTAATGGATTAAATGAAGCTTTTTTGTTATCCCAATAACTTCCAGAGTCATTTTCGTTAGTCATCCTTTAGAAGGATTAATTCAACACGTAACCTGAATGACCCTATTAAGTATTTTCAACAATAACTTATTATAAGTTGATTAAGAGGTGTTTCCTTTTACTGTAATATTCCTAAAATCACCAACCCTTCCTCGCTTAACTCAGCCTTAAAACCGCTCATTAATATAATCATATACCTTACTCAGCCTAAGATCGCTGGTAGAGGGGCCACTTCTAACAAAGAAGTGATCCGTATTATCATCCAGGAAATAGGCAGGTGAGGAAGCCGGTTTACAATCCACACGTAACAATTCCTTTCCTGAATAGGTCTCGAACGTAAAGTGTAAAAATTGGAGATGGACCGTACTGATCCGTTCTTTGATCAGGTTGGTCAGGTGCAACAAGAGTTTATCGTGGTTCTTGAAACGGTCGTTTTCTAACCCTAAAACTGTCCCATCATCGGCCACTCCGATCAGCAAGACGCCCCCACTGCAATTCATAAAAGCCGCGAGGGTTTTCAGTACTGCCTTTTCGATGGCTTTGTCCGTTTTTTGGGCATGCAGGTTCCATCGCAGTGTACTTTTGAATTCTACATGTTCATCTTCTCCACTTTCGATGATCTCCATGGTCGAAATCTCCTCGCGTGAACGAAGGTAACTGGTGATCTGCTTCGCCAGGCCCCTAACAATTTTTAAGGCTACGGCTGCGGCAACGTAGGACTCATCGAATAGCAGGGTTCCTGAAATAGTGATCACTGTAGAATCCTCGGCTGCAAATACGGTCCCTGAACGAAAATCTTTGTTGAGGACACCTATTTCTCCAATCAACTGCCCTGGTTGCAGTGTTTTGTATTCTTTGTTCGAAAGCCCGAGTGTGAGGCTTCCGCT
Coding sequences within:
- a CDS encoding putative DNA binding domain-containing protein gives rise to the protein MDLMLQLLANSRVFKNLTEDELLSLKPILERRHVNEGEVIFDANKKPEYLFYIESGSLTLGLSNKEYKTLQPGQLIGEIGVLNKDFRSGTVFAAEDSTVITISGTLLFDESYVAAAVALKIVRGLAKQITSYLRSREEISTMEIIESGEDEHVEFKSTLRWNLHAQKTDKAIEKAVLKTLAAFMNCSGGVLLIGVADDGTVLGLENDRFKNHDKLLLHLTNLIKERISTVHLQFLHFTFETYSGKELLRVDCKPASSPAYFLDDNTDHFFVRSGPSTSDLRLSKVYDYINERF
- a CDS encoding winged helix-turn-helix domain-containing protein, with product MIFLHYHTAFKALDRYVKTYNSKTEDLSLQIRQSVSATAKELIRLYGSALIKANGIEKVDKDNLPSLRTNNVQLAKLSHSSTRTVQRHIQKLMEAGVITRKVWHGSNASYELWINLDILLVMERISPDEAKKAQDVKSAKEAVEAQKGHFEKEQTTKRLHTDAGNTRNTNNIIIDVVNSMKIPSNEGINSRNVSTGNTSKRRERALTSPQASSGYTGNTLAGHTGEKMAIKSEKAAGRAAAVDKCELSEMAHKDAGEKGWHRVGEENGDKSPENPARAATSFYADRLWNLAKNVLYKDVYLTERRELAAKRLLRKWYEPVTENRLTRVHEIYTERIFLVKKFIQKDPENRFVQLPDRYFDPTNRHGFTGTKKWWEVQEKRKQEVQLKLILNAQIRRYLNNEKKDTAKRRPSLEMYRDCEQRIGKLGDPMLLKQFHASILSNHSNLQLN
- a CDS encoding restriction endonuclease; amino-acid sequence: MKLNNEFNHFTKLRNAVLPPAFRSIQELKRRIKPFESPVSRSAALFDQYQSIAIFQDLKTGIPEKFLQHEFFHGETEDYAGLEYGFEDQMAELDEKQVIEVIDGTKLIISDIYKDNNLLDIIEPRQFEEVVAELLQSEGYDVELTKRTRDGGYDIIALKMASGGLPLKFLVECKRHKSKIGIDIIRSFCDVIREENANKGIIFTTSYFSTESIKRQQKMGTILDFQNRKDVIDWVIKYEESRN